The DNA segment GTAGATGTTCTTCGACGAGCGATGAACGGACAGGCGCAGACGGCCATTGGCCACTGCCTTGACTTGACGGCGCACGCGGCTGGCGCGGCGCACAAGTGTATCTTTCCTTGTAGCCATTTCGCGTGATCCTTACTTCTTCTTGCCTTCTTTGCGGACAATCCGCTCGCCAGCATACTTGACGCCCTTGCCCTTGTAGGGCTCGGGGCCACGGTATTCGCGGATTTCCGCCGCGACCTGGCCGACCTGCTGCTTGTTGATGCCGGTGACGACGATTTCCGTCGGCTTGGGCACAGCAATCGAGATGCCTTCCGGAGTCTGATAGACCACGTCGTGGCTGAAACCGAGTGCCAGCTGCAGGTTCTTGCCCTGAAGCGACGCGCGGTAACCGACGCCGTTGATTTCGAGCTTGCGCTCGTAACCGTCCTTGACGCCCTTGAAGATGTTTTCGATCATCGTGCGGGACATGCCCC comes from the Pararhizobium qamdonense genome and includes:
- the rplF gene encoding 50S ribosomal protein L6; its protein translation is MSRIGKKPVPVPAGVTATVNGQTVTAKGPKGELFFVANDEVVVKLEDNNAVSVTPVDQSKDARSKWGMSRTMIENIFKGVKDGYERKLEINGVGYRASLQGKNLQLALGFSHDVVYQTPEGISIAVPKPTEIVVTGINKQQVGQVAAEIREYRGPEPYKGKGVKYAGERIVRKEGKKK